The following coding sequences are from one Geothrix sp. window:
- the dnaE gene encoding DNA polymerase III subunit alpha: MSFAHLHLHTEHSLLDGLTRIPDLVKKCRASGMPAVAVTDHGNMFGMMKLFDACEKTKDADGNWAVKPILGCEVYVAPKTRFDKKLEAKNATGEEGLEDCVDPSGSRDAGYHLVLLAKNPVGFANLSKLVSAGFTEGFYYKPRVDKDLLRQHSEGLIALSACLGGEVQARILQNRLDQAERVSRDFRDIFGEDFYLEIQDQGFDKEKEIIPFQMELAQKLGIPLVATNDAHYLNHADADLHDTLLCIGTKTTKAKEKRMRFSTDQFFVKTPEEMRSVFPDHPEYLERTLEIAAKVDLFPITRKPVTPRFPVPEGYDLDSYFVHIAKETFEQRLAGCRPLWQAGTLKHSEEKYRERLAFELDMILKMGFPGYFLLVWDFIRKAREMGVPVGPGRGSAAGSIVAWSMMITDIDPMQYDLLFERFLNPERVSMPDVDIDFCRDGRQRVIDYVTEKYGQDKVSSIITINQLKTKAVIKDVARVFEKDFAFANNLTKLVPQEPGKPMTIGEALEKSDKLRELYESDPEVKNILDISARLEGLSRNTGVHAAGVIIAPDELTQFAPLSVDKDKKVMVQYTMVEAERAGLLKMDFLGLETLTQIAKTQEVIARRHGQPKDMTTIRAFDDRKTFELFAAGDTDGVFQFESGGMKQLLRQLGPDRFDDLIALNALFRPGPLGAGMGTTYVERRHGREAVTYMFPDLEPILAPTYGVILYQEQVMQIASLIAGYSLGEADMLRRAMGKKDKEKMAKEKTKFIEQGAARKYDKTKVAELFDLIEFFAGYGFNKSHSAAYAMVAYETAYLKANYPVEFMAGLLSTKSGRTDDVAKYVQNCRERGIEVLGPDINESTLDFTATGDLQIRFGFAAVKGLGDAALQAILEARKTEGRFKDLFHALKSTDLQKANRKVWESLIKAGAFDSLEPNRAALLQGLPDAVSAASRGTGDTGMTSLFDDAEMATLSEDWRVPENIEPWDRKVRLAAEREVLGLFVSGHPLEEFADAIQVHTHGTLAKIVEDATSGRLRDRHEVTLGAMVSTVAFKTNQKGEPWAILQVEDTTGKMEVLLMASKWDPLTKKSSLRPFERYRHFAVPEAMLRITGELRVETIQGNGNGPDGEEDEEQTVVKVFATLLEPLEGFQGLGFTGALVRLPPGECPPRLATIFGDHKGELPVTFEYRSKEGLVARVRAGHGLRLKYDEALKEKVAKETGCALTWTY; encoded by the coding sequence ATGAGCTTCGCCCATCTCCATCTGCACACCGAACATTCCCTCCTCGATGGCCTCACGCGCATTCCGGATCTCGTGAAGAAGTGCCGGGCCTCGGGCATGCCCGCCGTGGCCGTCACCGACCACGGGAACATGTTCGGGATGATGAAGCTCTTCGACGCCTGCGAGAAGACGAAGGACGCCGATGGCAACTGGGCCGTGAAGCCCATCCTGGGCTGCGAGGTCTACGTCGCGCCCAAGACCCGCTTCGACAAGAAACTCGAAGCCAAGAACGCGACGGGCGAGGAGGGCCTCGAGGACTGCGTGGATCCCAGCGGCTCCCGCGACGCGGGCTACCACCTGGTGCTGCTGGCGAAGAATCCCGTGGGCTTCGCCAACCTTTCGAAACTCGTATCCGCGGGCTTCACTGAGGGCTTCTACTACAAGCCCCGCGTCGACAAGGATCTCCTCCGGCAGCACAGCGAGGGTCTCATCGCGCTGTCCGCCTGCCTGGGCGGCGAAGTGCAGGCCCGCATCCTGCAGAACCGCCTGGACCAGGCGGAGCGGGTATCGCGGGACTTCCGCGACATCTTCGGCGAGGACTTCTACCTGGAAATCCAGGACCAGGGTTTCGACAAGGAGAAGGAGATCATCCCCTTCCAGATGGAGCTGGCCCAGAAGCTCGGCATCCCCCTGGTGGCCACCAACGACGCCCACTACCTCAACCACGCCGACGCCGACCTGCACGACACCCTGCTCTGCATCGGCACCAAGACCACCAAGGCGAAAGAGAAGCGCATGCGCTTCTCCACGGACCAGTTCTTCGTGAAGACGCCGGAGGAGATGCGCTCCGTCTTCCCCGATCACCCGGAATACCTGGAGCGCACCCTGGAGATCGCCGCCAAGGTGGACCTCTTCCCCATCACGCGCAAGCCCGTGACACCGCGCTTCCCCGTGCCCGAGGGCTACGACCTCGATTCCTACTTCGTGCACATCGCGAAGGAGACCTTCGAGCAGCGCCTGGCCGGCTGCCGCCCCCTCTGGCAGGCGGGCACCCTCAAGCACAGCGAGGAGAAATACCGCGAGCGGCTCGCCTTCGAGCTGGACATGATCCTGAAGATGGGCTTCCCCGGCTACTTCCTGCTGGTCTGGGACTTCATCCGCAAGGCCCGGGAGATGGGCGTGCCCGTGGGCCCCGGCCGCGGCTCGGCGGCAGGCAGCATCGTGGCCTGGTCCATGATGATCACCGACATCGACCCGATGCAGTACGACCTGCTCTTCGAGCGCTTCCTCAACCCCGAGCGCGTGTCCATGCCCGACGTGGACATCGATTTCTGCCGGGACGGCCGCCAGCGCGTCATCGACTACGTCACGGAGAAGTACGGCCAGGACAAGGTGAGCAGCATCATCACCATCAACCAGCTCAAGACCAAGGCCGTGATCAAGGACGTGGCGCGGGTCTTCGAGAAGGACTTCGCCTTCGCCAACAACCTGACGAAGCTGGTGCCCCAGGAACCCGGCAAGCCCATGACCATCGGCGAGGCCCTGGAGAAGAGCGACAAGCTGCGCGAGCTGTACGAGTCCGACCCCGAGGTGAAGAACATCCTCGACATCTCCGCCCGGCTTGAGGGCCTGTCCCGCAACACCGGCGTCCACGCGGCCGGCGTCATCATCGCGCCGGACGAGCTCACGCAGTTCGCGCCGCTGAGCGTGGATAAGGACAAGAAGGTGATGGTGCAGTACACCATGGTGGAGGCCGAGCGCGCGGGCCTGCTGAAGATGGACTTCCTGGGCCTGGAGACGCTCACGCAGATCGCGAAGACGCAGGAAGTGATCGCCCGGCGCCACGGCCAGCCCAAGGACATGACCACCATCCGCGCCTTCGACGACCGGAAGACCTTCGAGCTCTTTGCTGCCGGAGACACGGACGGCGTGTTCCAGTTCGAGTCCGGCGGCATGAAGCAGCTGCTGCGCCAGCTGGGCCCGGACCGCTTCGACGACCTCATCGCCCTGAACGCCCTCTTCCGCCCGGGCCCCCTGGGTGCGGGCATGGGCACCACGTACGTGGAGCGCCGCCACGGCCGTGAGGCCGTGACCTACATGTTCCCCGACCTGGAGCCGATCCTGGCGCCCACCTACGGCGTGATTCTCTACCAGGAGCAGGTCATGCAGATCGCCAGCCTCATCGCCGGGTACTCCCTGGGCGAGGCCGACATGCTGCGCCGGGCCATGGGCAAGAAGGACAAGGAAAAGATGGCCAAGGAGAAGACCAAGTTCATCGAACAGGGCGCGGCGAGGAAATACGACAAGACCAAGGTCGCCGAGCTCTTCGACCTCATCGAGTTCTTCGCCGGCTACGGCTTCAACAAGAGCCACAGCGCCGCCTACGCCATGGTGGCCTACGAGACCGCCTACCTGAAGGCCAACTACCCCGTGGAGTTCATGGCGGGCCTGCTCTCCACCAAGTCGGGCCGCACGGACGACGTGGCCAAGTACGTGCAGAACTGCCGGGAGCGGGGCATCGAGGTGCTGGGCCCCGACATCAATGAATCCACCCTGGATTTCACGGCCACGGGGGATCTGCAGATCCGGTTCGGATTTGCCGCGGTGAAGGGCTTGGGAGACGCCGCGTTGCAGGCCATTCTGGAGGCACGGAAGACCGAGGGCCGCTTCAAGGACTTGTTCCATGCGCTGAAGAGCACCGACCTGCAGAAGGCCAACCGCAAGGTGTGGGAGTCGCTCATCAAGGCGGGGGCCTTCGACAGCCTGGAGCCCAACCGCGCCGCCCTGCTGCAGGGCCTGCCGGACGCGGTGTCCGCCGCCTCCCGCGGCACCGGCGACACGGGCATGACCAGCCTCTTCGACGATGCCGAGATGGCCACGCTGAGCGAGGACTGGCGCGTGCCCGAGAACATCGAGCCCTGGGACCGCAAGGTCCGGCTGGCCGCCGAGCGCGAAGTGCTGGGCCTCTTCGTCAGCGGCCATCCGCTGGAGGAATTCGCCGACGCCATCCAGGTGCATACCCACGGCACCCTGGCCAAGATCGTGGAGGATGCCACTTCGGGCCGCCTGCGGGACCGCCACGAGGTGACCCTCGGCGCCATGGTCTCCACCGTGGCCTTCAAGACCAACCAGAAGGGGGAGCCCTGGGCCATCCTCCAGGTGGAGGACACGACGGGGAAGATGGAAGTCCTCCTCATGGCCAGCAAGTGGGATCCCCTCACCAAGAAGTCCTCCCTGCGGCCCTTCGAGCGGTACCGCCACTTCGCCGTGCCCGAGGCCATGCTGCGCATCACGGGTGAGCTGCGGGTGGAGACCATCCAGGGCAATGGCAACGGCCCGGATGGCGAGGAGGACGAGGAGCAGACCGTGGTGAAGGTCTTCGCCACCCTGCTGGAGCCCCTGGAGGGCTTCCAGGGCCTGGGCTTCACCGGCGCCCTGGTGCGGCTGCCCCCGGGTGAGTGCCCGCCCCGCCTGGCGACGATCTTCGGCGACCACAAGGGCGAGCTGCCCGTGACCTTCGAGTACCGCTCCAAGGAGGGCCTCGTGGCCCGGGTCCGGGCCGGCCACGGCCTGCGCCTGAAGTACGACGAGGCCCTGAAGGAGAAGGTGGCCAAGGAAACGGGCTGTGCCTTGACCTGGACGTACTGA
- a CDS encoding serine O-acetyltransferase, producing MKKPPAAPKPDLHAVVEALAEASTALTEMPLGRREFPSRTAVAALVEDLRALLFPGYFGASELTAETLRYHLGARMDRVLHGLSDQIQRGLMASDPACTECRGRSVELAQAFLARLPQVRHLLATDIQAGFEGDPAATSPEEVLFSYPGLLAVASQRLAHELLKLGVPLLPRMITEHAHSLTGIDIHPGAQIGERFFIDHGTGVVIGETCVIGRNVRIYQGVTLGAKSFPLDAEGHPVKGVPRHPVVEDDVIVYSNATVLGRITLGKGSAIGGNVWLTRSVPPGSVITQANEKDGMPS from the coding sequence ATGAAGAAACCCCCCGCCGCGCCCAAGCCCGATCTCCACGCCGTGGTCGAAGCCCTGGCCGAAGCCTCCACGGCCCTCACCGAGATGCCCCTGGGCCGCCGGGAGTTCCCCTCCCGCACGGCCGTGGCAGCCCTGGTGGAGGACCTGCGGGCGCTGCTCTTCCCGGGCTACTTCGGCGCCTCCGAGCTCACGGCCGAGACCCTCCGCTACCACCTGGGTGCCCGCATGGACCGCGTGCTGCACGGTCTGTCGGACCAGATCCAGCGGGGCCTCATGGCCTCGGATCCAGCCTGCACCGAGTGCCGGGGCCGCTCCGTGGAGCTGGCCCAGGCCTTCCTCGCCCGGCTACCCCAGGTGCGCCACCTGCTGGCCACGGACATCCAGGCGGGCTTCGAGGGCGATCCCGCGGCCACCAGCCCCGAGGAGGTGCTCTTCTCCTACCCCGGCCTGCTGGCAGTGGCCAGCCAGCGCCTGGCCCACGAGCTGCTGAAGCTGGGCGTGCCCCTGCTACCCCGCATGATCACCGAGCACGCCCACAGCCTCACCGGCATCGACATCCACCCCGGCGCCCAGATCGGCGAGCGCTTCTTCATCGACCACGGCACGGGCGTGGTCATCGGCGAGACCTGCGTCATCGGCCGCAACGTGCGCATCTACCAGGGCGTGACCCTGGGCGCCAAGAGCTTCCCCCTGGATGCCGAGGGCCACCCCGTCAAGGGCGTCCCGCGCCACCCGGTGGTGGAGGACGACGTCATCGTCTACTCCAATGCCACCGTGCTGGGCCGCATCACCCTCGGCAAGGGTTCGGCCATCGGCGGCAACGTGTGGCTCACGCGCAGCGTGCCCCCCGGTAGCGTCATCACCCAGGCCAACGAAAAGGACGGGATGCCGTCATGA
- a CDS encoding phage holin family protein — protein sequence MSVLLRFVFSAIGLLVACSVVKGLGHGSFLDLLIVAVILAALNTTVGSFLKLIALVPMACSFGCFSLVINGLVFWLAGALSAKLGLTFTVSGFWAGFFGALVSSVVASVLGAIFIPKDRQRPQGPAPSIKVVN from the coding sequence ATGAGCGTGCTGCTGCGCTTCGTCTTCTCGGCCATCGGCCTGCTGGTGGCCTGTTCCGTCGTCAAGGGCCTGGGCCATGGCTCCTTCCTCGACCTGCTCATCGTGGCCGTGATCCTGGCGGCCCTGAACACCACGGTGGGCAGCTTCCTGAAGCTCATCGCCCTGGTGCCCATGGCCTGCTCCTTCGGCTGCTTCAGCCTCGTCATCAACGGCCTGGTCTTCTGGCTGGCCGGGGCACTGTCTGCGAAGCTGGGCCTGACCTTCACCGTGAGTGGCTTCTGGGCGGGCTTCTTCGGCGCCCTGGTGTCCAGTGTCGTCGCCTCCGTCCTCGGCGCCATCTTCATCCCCAAGGACCGGCAGCGCCCCCAGGGGCCAGCGCCTTCCATCAAGGTCGTGAACTGA
- a CDS encoding lysophospholipid acyltransferase family protein, producing the protein MTGRPILRPLLVWAAGSLALALAVVLCFLLAPLLGGAGAFWAVAPRYIRATAWAFGIRRELEGWEDLPAAIREGAQPVIFAGNHASLLDPPLVISTLPGRPLFIAKRELARVPFLGWVIWLADFIFIDRSRRETAVESLRTAARRIRGGQSIAAFPEGTRSPDGCLLPFKKGVFALACETGVPVVPFAIRGGVDILPKGSWRVRAGTYRIRVGQPLQPQGFPSPEALLQATETAVRELLGEARVSSRP; encoded by the coding sequence ATGACCGGCCGTCCCATCTTGCGCCCCCTGCTCGTCTGGGCCGCCGGTTCCCTGGCTTTGGCGCTCGCGGTGGTGCTCTGTTTCCTGCTGGCACCCCTCCTGGGGGGGGCGGGCGCGTTCTGGGCGGTGGCCCCGCGGTACATCCGGGCCACGGCCTGGGCCTTCGGCATCCGCCGGGAGCTGGAAGGCTGGGAGGATCTGCCGGCGGCGATCCGGGAGGGGGCGCAACCGGTCATCTTCGCGGGCAACCATGCCTCGCTCCTCGACCCGCCCCTGGTCATCTCCACGCTGCCCGGAAGGCCCCTCTTCATCGCCAAGCGGGAGCTGGCCCGGGTGCCCTTCCTGGGCTGGGTGATCTGGCTGGCGGACTTCATCTTCATCGACCGCAGCCGCCGGGAGACGGCCGTGGAGAGCCTGCGGACCGCGGCCCGGCGCATCCGCGGCGGCCAGTCCATCGCCGCCTTCCCCGAAGGCACGCGCAGTCCCGATGGGTGCCTGCTGCCTTTCAAGAAGGGGGTCTTCGCACTGGCTTGTGAGACGGGGGTGCCCGTGGTCCCCTTCGCCATCCGGGGCGGCGTGGACATCCTGCCCAAGGGCTCCTGGCGCGTGCGGGCCGGCACCTACCGGATCAGGGTGGGCCAGCCCCTGCAGCCGCAGGGCTTTCCCAGCCCCGAGGCGCTCCTGCAGGCCACGGAAACCGCGGTGCGCGAGCTTCTGGGGGAGGCCAGGGTCAGTTCACGACCTTGA
- a CDS encoding peptidylprolyl isomerase — MIRSALVALALPLISLALPLAAQAPAPQSTPAPAPAPAAKPRVQLLTSYGPIVVELEPELAPKTVANFLQYVQDGFYKGTIFHRVIDGFMIQGGGMLDTLQEKPTRDPILNEVGSTFKAGLKNSRGTIAMARTANPHSASSQFYINLVDNPSLDPHGFSEEGFGYCAFGRVVSGMEAVDKIAKVRTEWRRGMGDIPQFPVYLKDAVLLPPQ; from the coding sequence GTGATCCGATCCGCCCTCGTCGCCTTGGCCCTGCCCCTCATCAGTCTGGCCCTGCCGCTGGCCGCCCAGGCCCCCGCCCCCCAGTCCACCCCGGCCCCTGCGCCCGCCCCTGCGGCCAAGCCCCGGGTGCAGCTGCTCACCAGCTATGGCCCCATCGTGGTGGAGCTGGAACCGGAGCTGGCTCCGAAGACCGTGGCGAACTTCCTGCAGTACGTGCAGGATGGCTTCTACAAGGGCACCATCTTCCACCGCGTCATCGACGGCTTCATGATCCAGGGCGGCGGCATGCTGGACACGCTCCAGGAGAAGCCCACCCGGGACCCGATCCTCAACGAGGTGGGCTCGACCTTCAAGGCCGGTCTGAAGAACAGCCGGGGCACCATCGCCATGGCCCGCACGGCGAACCCCCACAGCGCCTCGTCCCAGTTCTACATCAACCTCGTGGACAACCCCAGCCTGGACCCCCACGGCTTCAGCGAGGAGGGCTTCGGCTACTGTGCCTTCGGCCGCGTGGTATCCGGCATGGAGGCCGTGGACAAGATCGCCAAGGTGCGCACCGAGTGGCGCCGGGGCATGGGCGACATCCCGCAGTTCCCGGTGTATCTCAAGGACGCGGTCCTGCTGCCGCCGCAGTAG
- a CDS encoding prepilin peptidase, with product MSFIDLPPWLLSLLLAPFGLVLGSFGNVLIHRLPQEEPADRNVVTKASHCPGCKAKIKPWHNVPLLGWLWLRGKCAACGWKIPVRYPLVELLAGLLFAASPWLFPFGTLIWFKGLVCGFALIVLFFTDFTEMMLPDVLQFPLMALGVLLTLPQVLRPEALVKIWTGSGNLIQALAFHNGLQPAPAWSGFEPAVTWQASLIGLAVGYGVPALMNQLYKWIRKTDGLGMGDFKMLAWLGAFWGWAPMLGILFLGAGLGAAVGLPLMLLRRNSDQAVSGQTMLPFGCFLALATPIVVFFGRALWLGYLGWVG from the coding sequence ATGTCCTTCATCGACCTCCCGCCCTGGCTGCTCTCCCTGCTGCTGGCCCCCTTCGGCCTGGTGCTGGGCTCCTTCGGCAACGTGCTGATCCACCGCCTGCCCCAGGAGGAGCCCGCCGACCGGAACGTGGTCACCAAGGCCAGCCACTGCCCCGGCTGCAAGGCCAAGATCAAGCCCTGGCACAACGTGCCCCTCCTCGGCTGGCTGTGGCTGCGCGGCAAGTGCGCCGCCTGCGGCTGGAAGATCCCCGTGCGCTACCCGCTGGTGGAGCTGCTGGCCGGGTTGCTGTTCGCCGCCTCGCCCTGGCTCTTCCCTTTCGGCACGCTGATCTGGTTCAAGGGCCTCGTCTGCGGCTTCGCGCTGATCGTCCTGTTCTTCACGGACTTCACCGAGATGATGCTGCCGGACGTGCTGCAGTTCCCGCTCATGGCCCTGGGCGTGCTCCTCACCCTGCCCCAGGTCCTGCGGCCCGAGGCCCTCGTGAAGATCTGGACGGGCAGCGGGAACCTCATCCAGGCCCTGGCCTTCCACAACGGCCTGCAGCCGGCTCCCGCCTGGTCTGGCTTCGAGCCGGCGGTCACCTGGCAGGCCAGCCTCATCGGCCTGGCCGTGGGCTACGGCGTCCCTGCCCTCATGAACCAGCTCTACAAGTGGATCCGCAAGACCGACGGCCTGGGCATGGGCGACTTCAAGATGCTGGCCTGGCTGGGCGCCTTCTGGGGCTGGGCCCCCATGCTGGGCATCCTTTTCCTCGGCGCAGGCCTGGGCGCCGCCGTGGGCCTGCCCCTCATGCTCCTGCGCCGCAACTCCGACCAGGCCGTCTCGGGCCAAACCATGCTGCCCTTCGGCTGCTTCCTGGCCCTGGCCACGCCCATCGTGGTGTTCTTCGGGCGGGCGCTGTGGCTGGGGTATCTGGGATGGGTGGGCTGA
- the mce gene encoding methylmalonyl-CoA epimerase, which yields MQLLRINHLGIAAAGLDEAMARMARLFDMAADHTEEVVEQKVKTAFFPVGQSTLEYLESTDPEGPIGKFLAKRGPGIHHVCFEVDDIDAAVAQLLAKGVRMIDQSPRNGAHGCRVAFIHPAETGGVLMELSQGG from the coding sequence ATGCAGCTGCTCCGCATCAACCACCTGGGCATCGCGGCCGCGGGCCTGGACGAGGCCATGGCGCGCATGGCGCGGCTCTTCGACATGGCGGCGGACCACACCGAGGAAGTGGTCGAGCAGAAGGTGAAGACGGCCTTCTTCCCCGTGGGGCAGAGCACCCTGGAGTACCTGGAGAGCACCGACCCCGAAGGCCCCATCGGCAAGTTCCTGGCGAAGCGCGGCCCTGGCATCCACCACGTCTGCTTCGAGGTGGATGACATCGACGCCGCCGTGGCCCAGTTGCTGGCCAAGGGCGTGCGCATGATCGACCAGTCCCCCCGGAACGGTGCCCACGGCTGCCGCGTGGCCTTCATCCACCCGGCCGAAACCGGCGGGGTGCTGATGGAGCTGAGTCAGGGGGGCTGA
- a CDS encoding DUF2492 family protein, giving the protein MSEPLYGHDLLSLLVEKGGTCPLEDLRAASEAVHGKAAIYCNCHGDSFDFDGVIAFLGSKGKIQVAGGRVSLGMAPACQH; this is encoded by the coding sequence ATGTCCGAACCCCTCTACGGCCACGACCTGCTGAGCCTGCTGGTGGAGAAGGGCGGGACCTGCCCGCTGGAGGACCTCCGTGCCGCCTCCGAAGCGGTCCACGGCAAGGCCGCCATCTACTGCAACTGCCACGGCGACAGCTTCGACTTCGACGGCGTCATCGCCTTCCTGGGCAGCAAGGGCAAGATCCAGGTGGCCGGAGGCCGCGTGAGCCTGGGCATGGCACCCGCCTGCCAGCACTGA
- the tmk gene encoding dTMP kinase: MQGVFITIEGVEGAGKSTQLLHLSERLRRLGLPLVVTKEPGGTALGREIRRLLLERHGSGETWCAEAELLLFYADRAQHLETVIRPALAAGKVVLVDRFEDSTRAYQGASGVAESSLDRLNELVLRGLKPHLTVMLDMDPETSLQRVEVRNLSLGAEFAETRFDEAELDFHRRVRNRFLAIAQNHPNRVALIPARDPVDQVEAAIWLRVAPLLRNAGFGVD, encoded by the coding sequence GTGCAGGGCGTGTTCATCACCATCGAGGGCGTGGAGGGGGCCGGCAAGTCCACCCAGCTGCTCCACCTGTCGGAGCGCCTGCGCCGTCTGGGCCTGCCCCTGGTGGTGACGAAGGAGCCCGGTGGCACGGCCCTGGGCCGGGAGATCCGGCGCCTCCTGCTCGAGCGCCACGGCAGCGGGGAGACCTGGTGCGCGGAGGCCGAGCTGTTGCTGTTCTACGCGGACCGGGCCCAGCACCTGGAGACCGTGATCCGCCCCGCGCTGGCGGCCGGGAAGGTCGTCCTGGTGGACCGTTTCGAGGATTCCACCCGCGCCTACCAGGGGGCCAGCGGCGTGGCGGAGTCATCCCTGGACCGGCTCAACGAGCTGGTGCTGCGGGGGCTCAAGCCCCACCTCACCGTGATGCTGGACATGGATCCCGAGACGTCCCTGCAGCGGGTCGAGGTCCGCAACCTGTCGCTGGGGGCCGAGTTCGCCGAGACGCGCTTCGACGAGGCCGAGCTGGACTTCCACCGGCGCGTGCGGAACCGGTTCCTCGCCATCGCCCAGAACCATCCCAACCGCGTGGCCCTGATCCCGGCGCGGGATCCGGTGGATCAGGTGGAGGCCGCCATCTGGCTGCGGGTGGCCCCCCTGCTGCGCAACGCCGGTTTCGGAGTCGATTGA